The following proteins come from a genomic window of Dreissena polymorpha isolate Duluth1 chromosome 1, UMN_Dpol_1.0, whole genome shotgun sequence:
- the LOC127842151 gene encoding uncharacterized protein LOC127842151: MPSVVVFLVVAVILCGAAASTPSCPSMHFFVQEEGCRKCSECSEGQVMLRPCYGDRDTTCGLFPWSEFKGKPVTSDESSTPTPKTPSNDETLVWPEKTEGDRWFTITMVLVVILVIAMVGGIVALLVLCYVCRQRKLRAITEESACVEEPLTKQISCEQFTLVRET, translated from the exons ATGCCGTCTGTAGTCGTATTTCTGGTGGTAGCTGTTATTCTGTGCGGCGCGGCCGCCTCCACCCCAAGTTGTCCCAGCATGCACTTTTTTGTGCAAGAGGAGGGTTGCCGGAAATGCTCCGAATGCTCCGAGGGTCAGGTTATGTTGCGCCCGTGTTACGGCGACAGGGACACGACGTGTGGACTTTTCCCCTGGTCCGAGTTCAAGGGCAAGCCCGTCACCTCCGACGAGTCTTCAACGCCCACGCCCAAGACCCCTAGCAACGACGAGACGCTGGTGTGGCCGGAAAAAACTGAAGGCGACCGCTGGTTCACCATCACCATGGTGCTCGTCGTCATCCTCGTAATCGCCATGGTCGGTGGCATCGTCGCACTGCTCGTCCTCTGTTACGTCTGCCGGCAAAGGAAGCTGCGGGCGATAACGGAAGAGTCGG CATGCGTAGAGGAACCTCTTACCAAGCAGATCTCGTGTGAGCAGTTCACGTTAGTGCGCGAGACGTGA